Proteins found in one Poecilia reticulata strain Guanapo linkage group LG6, Guppy_female_1.0+MT, whole genome shotgun sequence genomic segment:
- the LOC103465677 gene encoding retinal guanylyl cyclase 2-like → MQIVSWLGLFLWLLYINDVGAATFKLALVGPWSCDPLFSRAMPVAAANLALSRLRSDSYMSRGYWYDVKLLNEDCSVSKALTELGEMEGYGHAYIGPFNPTLCPAASLFTQHWEAGLASPGCLDDDWLNLPPITPPIKVLKTVLRFFRWAHVAVLSAPTDLWESTGEEVASALRAVGLPIAPVVSMETKNKSWAREALNEIRQSDKVKVIIMCMSSVLIGGEHQRELLLEALDMGMIADGYIFIPYDALLYAMPYQDTTFPLLTNNTQLRHAYSAVLTVTMASDESFYETFRQAQISREIRSAISATEVSPLFGTVFNMVYFVAKTVEERRQAGGGHWVTGNQLFSSDGGFDFQGFNQNRKYKRTPNVTKLILTLDDIVFIDTQVSKKKLNDESIMRSLLEIKTPLRSIARSYILTSPESSNIGILEXRWVGLENVPLLKVCWLFQHGSVCVCFQLREMRHENLNLYLGLFVDSGILALVVEHCPRGSLADLLADSDVRLDWMFKSSLLMDLIKGMKYLHLRGLTHGRLKSTNCLVDGRFVLKITDYGLPMILQSQGVSLSDDAQDLLWTAPELLRNSEQAGSFAGDVFSFSIIIQEVISRTLPYAMMDMPAQEIVERLKKPPPLCRPLVSVDEAPAECLNLMNECWNEDPSKRPNFDEIFKQFRGISRGKKANIIDSMLRMLEQYSSNLEDLIRERTDELEVERTKTDKLIGQLLPKSVAQALKKGKPVQPEHYSDCTLYFSDIVGFTTISALSEPIEVVDLLNDLYTMFDAIIATHDVYKVETIGDAYMVASGVPNRNGNRHAAEVSNMSLDILHSIGAFKIKHMPEIKVKIRIGLHSGPVVAGVVGLTMPRYCLFGDTVTTASHMEASGLPYRIHISLSTVKVLTSLKVGYLIDTRKAQVKGTEDTYWLMGREDFNKPLPLPPDLAGGASNHGISLDEIPVERRQKFLDRQNKMKK, encoded by the exons ATGCAGATTGTCTCCTGGCTTGGACTGTTTCTCTGGTTGCTTTATATCAACGATGTGGGGGCAGCAACTTTTAAACTGGCCCTGGTTGGCCCCTGGTCCTGTGACCCCCTGTTCTCCAGAGCAATGCCAGTAGCTGCAGCTAACCTAGCATTATCACGGCTAAGAAGTGACAGCTACATGAGCAGAGGATACTGGTAYGATGTGAAACTGCTCAACGAGGACTGCTCTGTTTCCAAAG CGTTGACTGAGTTGGGGGAAATGGAGGGTTACGGTCATGCTTACATCGGACCTTTCAACCCGACCCTCTGCCCTGCAGCGTCCTTATTCACCCAGCACTGGGAGGCAGGCCTGGCTTCTCCAGGCTGTCTGGATGATGACTGGCTGAACCTGCCCCCGATAACGCCTCCTATTAAAGTCCTCAAAACTGTCCTCAGATTCTTCCGCTGGGCTCACGTTGCAGTCCTTTCAG CCCCAACTGATCTCTGGGAAAGCACTGGAGAAGAAGTAGCCTCTGCGCTCCGAGCTGTGGGCTTGCCAATTGCTCCTgtggtttccatggaaacaaagaacaaaagctgGGCTAGGGAGGCGCTGAATGAGATCAGGCAGTCCGACAAAGTCAAAG tgATCATCATGTGTATGAGTTCCGTCCTGATTGGTGGAGAGCATCAGAGGGAACTCCTGCTGGAGGCTCTAGACATGGGGATGATCGCTGACGGTTACATCTTCATCCCGTATGATGCCCTGCTGTACGCCATGCCTTACCAG GACACAACATTCCCTCTGCTGACCAACAACACCCAGCTGCGTCATGCCTACAGCGCCGTGCTGACCGTTACCATGGCTTCTGATGAGAGTTTCTATGAGACCTTTCGCCAGGCTCAGATCTCCAGAGAGATCCGCTCCGCAATCTCTGCCACAGAG GTGTCTCCACTGTTTGGGACCGTCTTTAATATGGTCTACTTTGTCGCTAAAACCGTGGAAGAGCGTCGGCAGGCGGGTGGAGGACACTGGGTGACAGGAAATCAGCTCTTCAGCTCAGATGGAGGCTTTGACTTCCAGGGCTTCAACCAG aacaggaagtacaAGAGAACACCAAACGTCACCAAATTAATCYTGACCCTGGATGACATTGTGTTCATCGACACTCAAGTTAGTAAGAAG aaaTTAAATGATGAATCCATCATGAGGAgtcttttggaaataaaaactccGCTCCGCTCGATAGCCAGAAGTTACATCCTGACGTCACCTGAGAGTTCCAACATTGGGATATTggag GRGAGGTGGGTGGGTCTTGAGAATGTCCCT TTATTGAAAGTATGTTGGCTGTTTCAACATGgatctgtctgtgtttgtttccagCTGAGGGAGATGCGCCATGAGAACCTGAATCTGTACCTGGGTTTGTTTGTGGATTCAGGGATCCTGGCCCTGGTGGTGGAGCACTGTCCCCGGGGCAGCCTGGCAGACCTGCTGGCCGACAGCGACGTCAGGCTGGACTGGATGTTCAAGTCATCGCTGCTCATGGACCTCATTAAG GGAATGAAGTATCTTCATCTGCGAGGGTTGACTCACGGTCGCCTCAAGTCCACTAATTGCTTAGTGGATGGCCGATTTGTGTTGAAAATCACAGACTACGGTCTACCCATGATCCTTCAGTCTCAAGGTGTCAGTCTGTCTGACGATGCACAAG ATCTTCTGTGGACAGCTCCTGAACTTCTGAGGAACTCAGAACAAGCCGGTTCTTTTGCCGGAGAtgtctttagtttttccatcaTCATACAGGAAGTGATCTCACGAACACTTCCCTACGCCATGATGGACATGCCTGCTCAGG AGATTGTGGAGCGTYTGAAGAAGCCCCCTCCTCTCTGCAGGCCTCTTGTTTCAGTGGATGAAGCTCCTGCTGAGTGTCTCAATCTGATGAATGAATGTTGGAATGAAGATCCGAGCAAGCGGCccaactttgatgaaatttttaAGCAG tttcGGGGCATCAGCAGAGGGAAGAAGGCTAACATCATTGACTCCATGCTGCGGATGCTGGAGCAGTACAGCTCCAACCTGGAGGATCTGATCAGGGAGCGAACAGATGAGCTGGAGGTTGAGAGGACCAAAACGGATAAGTTAATTGGACAGCTTTTACCAAA ATCTGTGGCTCAGGCCTTGAAGAAGGGAAAGCCTGTCCAGCCTGAACATTACTCAGACTGCACACTGTACTTCAGCGACATCGTCGGATTTACAACCATCTCAGCTCTAAGTGAACCCATTGAG gtGGTCGACTTGCTTAATGACCTTTACACCATGTTTGATGCCATCATCGCTACTCATGATGTCTACAAA GTAGAGACTATTGGAGACGCCTACATGGTGGCTTCAGGGGTTCCTAACAGAAATGGGAATCGGCACGCAGCTGAAGTGTCAAACATGTCGCTTGACATCCTTCATTCAATAGGAGCATTTAAGATCAAACACATGCcagaaatcaaagtgaaaaTACGCATTGGACTGCACTCAG GACCAGTGGTTGCAGGTGTGGTGGGACTGACCATGCCCAGGTACTGTCTGTTTGGAGACACGGTGACCACAGCCTCGCACATGGAAGCCAGCGGTCTGC CTTACAGGATCCACATCAGCCTCAGTACAGTCAAGGTTCTGACCAGTCTGAAAGTGGGATACCTCATAGACACCAGAAAGGCACAG GTAAAGGGCACAGAGGACACATACTGGCTGATGGGTCGAGAGGATTTCAACAAACCTCTTCCTCTTCCCCCAGATCTTGCTGGAGG GGCCAGTAATCACGGCATAAGCCTCGATGAGATTCCTGTCGAAAGACGACAAAAGTTTCTCGACCgacagaacaaaatgaaaaaatag